One genomic window of Tatumella citrea includes the following:
- the fliF gene encoding flagellar basal-body MS-ring/collar protein FliF, translating to MTVSPTDISATFSGKAQQLLNKLRTSAGIPLIFAAAVSAAIIVGLVLWARTPDYTILYSNISAQDGGSIISRLSQMNVPYRLEEASGNILVPVGQAGEVRLKLVEQGLPRGGSAGFELLDHEKFGISQFSEQINYQRALEGELSRTIESLGAVKTARVHLAIPKPSVFIRDNQLPTASVTLQLQAGRALDEGQVNAIVHVVSSSVSRLPPGNVTVVDQDGSLLTSAAAGGQGMDSTQLKYTAQIERNMRQRIEDILGPVVGRGNVHAQVTAEINFDKQEQTDEHYSPNNDPASKAIRSQQSSDSRQYGGIGSGGVPGALSNQPTPVATAPVNPPATQTTTQSTAAPRSASRPVTTTQPAGQPPQNQQLHQDSTTNYELDRTIRHTKLNTGDIKRLSVAVVVNYSSGDDGKPQALTEQQMQQITALTKEAMGFSEKRGDSVNLVNTPFSAADNDNSPAYWKTPQFFTLLLSAGRWLVVIIVAFILYRKTLRPMLEQRRVNAERAREAAALQPVPQPVAEQTSHDSALQETARKAQQRINSEILSQRIREMSDNDPQVVALVVRDWMGSEL from the coding sequence ATGACAGTCAGCCCTACCGATATTTCAGCCACGTTTTCCGGCAAAGCACAGCAATTGCTGAACAAGTTACGGACTTCCGCAGGGATTCCGCTGATTTTTGCCGCCGCTGTTTCGGCAGCCATTATTGTCGGCCTGGTCCTGTGGGCCAGAACTCCGGACTACACCATTCTCTACAGCAATATCTCTGCACAGGATGGTGGCAGTATCATCAGCCGCCTCAGCCAGATGAATGTTCCCTACCGGCTCGAAGAGGCCAGCGGTAATATTCTGGTCCCTGTCGGTCAGGCAGGTGAAGTTCGCCTGAAACTGGTGGAACAAGGATTGCCACGAGGCGGTTCAGCCGGATTTGAACTGCTGGATCACGAAAAGTTTGGCATCAGTCAGTTCAGTGAACAAATTAACTATCAGCGGGCACTGGAAGGCGAGTTATCCAGAACCATCGAAAGCCTTGGCGCAGTCAAAACTGCGCGGGTTCATCTGGCCATCCCGAAACCTTCGGTATTTATCCGCGATAATCAACTGCCGACGGCATCTGTCACTTTGCAGTTACAAGCGGGGCGTGCTCTGGATGAAGGCCAGGTCAATGCCATCGTGCATGTGGTTTCAAGTAGTGTCAGCCGCCTGCCCCCGGGTAATGTCACCGTGGTTGACCAGGACGGTTCGTTGCTGACCAGCGCTGCCGCCGGAGGTCAGGGAATGGACAGCACTCAGCTTAAATACACTGCGCAGATAGAACGCAATATGCGGCAGCGAATTGAGGATATTCTCGGCCCCGTGGTCGGTCGCGGTAATGTGCACGCTCAGGTAACGGCAGAAATCAATTTTGATAAGCAGGAACAAACGGATGAGCATTACAGCCCGAACAATGACCCGGCCAGCAAAGCTATCCGTTCACAACAGTCCAGTGACAGCCGTCAGTATGGCGGAATAGGCTCAGGAGGCGTACCCGGAGCACTGAGTAATCAGCCTACCCCGGTAGCAACCGCTCCGGTCAATCCACCGGCAACACAGACGACGACACAAAGCACAGCCGCCCCCCGCTCTGCCAGCCGCCCGGTGACAACCACACAACCTGCCGGCCAGCCACCTCAGAATCAGCAGTTGCACCAGGATTCTACCACTAACTATGAACTGGACCGGACCATCCGTCATACAAAGTTGAATACCGGCGATATTAAACGGCTCTCGGTCGCTGTGGTGGTGAATTACAGCAGCGGAGATGACGGTAAACCTCAGGCACTGACAGAACAACAGATGCAGCAGATTACCGCACTGACCAAAGAAGCCATGGGTTTTTCAGAAAAACGCGGCGATTCTGTCAATCTGGTGAATACCCCGTTCAGTGCTGCCGATAATGATAACAGCCCGGCTTACTGGAAAACGCCGCAATTCTTCACCTTGCTACTCTCCGCAGGCCGCTGGCTGGTAGTCATCATCGTGGCATTTATCCTCTACCGCAAAACATTACGGCCGATGCTTGAACAACGCCGTGTAAACGCAGAACGCGCCAGAGAAGCAGCCGCGTTGCAGCCAGTACCTCAACCGGTGGCGGAACAAACCAGCCATGACAGTGCGTTACAGGAAACGGCCCGCAAGGCACAGCAACGAATTAACAGTGAAATTTTGAGCCAGCGTATCCGCGAAATGTCGGATAACGATCCGCAGGTGGTTGCGCTGGTAGTCCGCGACTGGATGGGCAGTGAACTATGA
- the fliG gene encoding flagellar motor switch protein FliG: MTLNGIDKSAILMMTLGEERAAEVFRHLNQREVQHLSAAMATMKQVSHQQLTSVLQQFEKDAGQYSALSMNNNDYLRSVLVKALGEERASSLLEDILDTRDTTSGMDALNLMDPPSAADLIREEHPQIIATILVHLKRSQAADILALFDDRLRHDVMLRIATFGGVQPAALAELTEVLNNLLDGQNLKRAKMGGVRTAAEILNLMKSQQEESVIEAVREFDNELAQKIIDEMFLFENLVDVDDRSIQRLLQEVDSEQLLVALKGSEQPLRDKFLKNMSSRAADILRDDLSSRGPVRMSAVETEQKVILLIVRRLAEAGDIVIGGADETYV; the protein is encoded by the coding sequence ATGACTCTTAACGGAATAGACAAAAGCGCCATTCTGATGATGACGCTGGGAGAAGAACGGGCTGCCGAAGTTTTCCGGCACCTTAATCAACGGGAAGTACAGCATCTGAGTGCTGCGATGGCCACCATGAAGCAGGTTTCCCACCAGCAACTGACCAGCGTGTTACAGCAATTCGAAAAAGACGCCGGACAGTATTCTGCGCTCAGTATGAATAATAACGACTATTTGCGCAGCGTGCTGGTAAAAGCCCTGGGTGAAGAACGCGCCAGCAGCCTGCTGGAAGATATCCTGGATACCCGGGATACGACTTCCGGCATGGATGCTTTGAACCTGATGGATCCCCCTTCTGCGGCCGACCTTATCCGTGAGGAGCATCCGCAGATTATCGCCACCATTCTGGTGCACCTGAAACGTTCACAGGCCGCCGACATCCTGGCTCTGTTTGATGACAGGTTACGCCACGATGTGATGTTAAGGATTGCCACCTTTGGCGGTGTTCAGCCGGCAGCACTGGCTGAACTGACCGAAGTACTGAACAACCTGCTGGATGGCCAGAATCTTAAACGGGCCAAAATGGGGGGTGTCCGGACCGCCGCCGAGATACTTAACCTGATGAAATCACAACAGGAAGAGTCGGTTATCGAAGCCGTACGTGAATTTGATAATGAACTGGCACAGAAAATTATTGATGAAATGTTCCTGTTCGAAAATCTGGTGGATGTGGATGACCGCAGCATTCAGCGCCTGTTACAGGAAGTCGATTCCGAACAATTACTGGTGGCTCTGAAAGGTTCCGAACAGCCGCTGCGCGATAAATTCCTGAAAAATATGTCCTCACGGGCAGCCGATATTTTACGTGATGATTTAAGCAGCCGTGGCCCGGTACGTATGTCCGCCGTGGAAACCGAACAGAAAGTGATTCTGTTGATTGTAAGAAGACTGGCCGAAGCAGGCGATATTGTCATAGGAGGAGCCGATGAGACCTACGTCTGA
- the fliO gene encoding flagellar biosynthetic protein FliO, which produces MSILLADAVLPPDSTLPFNSLWQAGSAVVLVVVLLLVLRWLCKRVNMPGRGTEPQLQITASLAIGQHQRIVILDLSDCRLVLGVTAQQINHLYTLPAGGATDTKPSRPPVSQAFLSQLQSLLAGRGK; this is translated from the coding sequence ATGTCGATTCTGTTAGCTGATGCAGTGCTGCCTCCCGACAGCACCCTCCCTTTCAACAGTTTGTGGCAGGCAGGCAGTGCAGTTGTGCTGGTCGTGGTACTGCTACTGGTGCTGCGCTGGCTTTGCAAAAGAGTGAATATGCCAGGCCGTGGCACTGAACCGCAGTTACAGATAACTGCCAGTCTGGCGATAGGACAGCACCAGCGGATCGTCATTTTGGATCTCTCTGACTGCCGGCTGGTATTGGGCGTCACTGCTCAGCAAATTAACCACCTTTATACCCTGCCTGCTGGCGGAGCGACTGACACCAAACCATCCCGTCCTCCGGTCAGCCAGGCATTTCTCAGCCAGCTGCAATCCCTGCTGGCCGGGAGAGGAAAATAA
- a CDS encoding flagellar assembly protein FliH yields MRPTSELQETEHWQKWQPQQFSALPGQEPDDAVPTDFKPTEVPVVQPVAEAALLSDSINHQALNQQERQQSWQEGYQQGLNQGEQHGRTLGFQEGQQAAIRQSEQQQQAQQQHITQLADSFDRSLQVLDGVITGRILQLALQIALQISGEAIKCDSHQLTEQIRSLLSADPLFTGTPRLRVHPQDLPLAEQLFSGQISSRGWKAEADPHLQPGDCLLQGEEGELDCSMSTRWLELCQRAQTGVY; encoded by the coding sequence ATGAGACCTACGTCTGAGTTGCAGGAAACCGAACACTGGCAGAAATGGCAACCACAACAGTTCAGCGCCCTGCCCGGTCAGGAACCCGACGACGCTGTGCCGACAGACTTTAAACCGACTGAGGTTCCTGTGGTACAGCCAGTTGCGGAAGCCGCGCTGTTGAGTGACAGCATCAACCACCAGGCCCTGAACCAGCAGGAGCGCCAACAAAGCTGGCAGGAAGGTTATCAGCAGGGGCTTAATCAGGGCGAGCAGCATGGCCGGACCCTTGGCTTTCAGGAAGGCCAGCAGGCTGCCATTCGCCAGTCAGAACAACAGCAGCAGGCGCAGCAGCAACATATCACCCAGCTGGCTGACAGTTTTGACCGTTCACTACAGGTTCTGGACGGCGTTATTACTGGCCGCATTTTACAGCTTGCCCTGCAAATCGCCCTACAGATTAGCGGCGAGGCGATAAAGTGTGACAGCCACCAACTGACTGAACAGATTCGCAGCCTGCTGTCAGCAGATCCGTTATTCACTGGCACCCCACGATTGCGGGTTCATCCTCAGGATCTGCCGCTGGCTGAGCAATTATTTTCCGGACAGATAAGTTCCAGAGGCTGGAAGGCTGAGGCCGATCCGCATCTGCAACCTGGTGACTGCCTGCTGCAGGGTGAAGAAGGTGAGCTGGATTGCAGCATGTCTACCCGCTGGCTGGAGTTATGCCAGCGTGCACAGACGGGAGTTTACTGA
- a CDS encoding flagellar hook-length control protein FliK: MSGLILPPELSGKGAGYNAGKNSPKTTAQQLFTALFNGQSHLQEALSGHKKSRVPGTRPKETGTGKNDNVTQVFTLLSPVQTSQLRLPVESRGLAGTQEGLMRKPGMSADNIPVLSQMNNHLASGEDLLLQQHSDARLQPALSQQQPQGLNTNAPAATRTLHNPAPAMTEKQSRSTSQASPEQQNPLVRHPAGAPVTIAVAQSSHQRPATTDAKPAHPQTTLLLTAGSETLPRDAVKLTPAAATITPDSPQWQQQLSQQILIMHHKGIQSAELRLHPQELGSLKISLVIKSDQAEMSFISGHSQVRTAIEAAMPHLKTALAENGISLGESHVGSDDSSSSMFNPSGNFGGKQQDTTGAGQHFSGQSPTSAMLLTVERTPSVTVPVGRVNLFA; the protein is encoded by the coding sequence ATGTCAGGGTTAATTCTGCCGCCAGAATTGTCCGGAAAAGGCGCAGGGTATAATGCGGGGAAAAATAGCCCCAAAACGACCGCACAACAGCTGTTTACAGCCCTGTTTAACGGACAGTCTCATTTGCAGGAAGCTCTCTCCGGCCACAAAAAATCCCGTGTACCTGGCACCAGGCCAAAGGAAACCGGCACCGGTAAAAATGACAACGTCACTCAGGTATTCACCCTGCTCTCTCCCGTACAGACATCACAGCTCAGGCTACCGGTAGAAAGCCGGGGGCTCGCCGGAACTCAGGAGGGCCTGATGAGGAAACCGGGGATGAGTGCTGACAATATCCCGGTTCTGTCTCAGATGAATAATCACCTGGCATCAGGCGAGGATCTACTGCTTCAACAGCACAGCGATGCCCGGTTGCAACCAGCGTTGTCACAGCAACAGCCGCAGGGTTTAAACACAAATGCTCCGGCGGCGACGCGAACTCTGCACAACCCGGCACCAGCAATGACGGAAAAACAATCACGGAGCACGTCGCAGGCTAGCCCTGAACAACAAAACCCGCTGGTGCGCCATCCCGCCGGGGCACCGGTAACAATTGCTGTGGCGCAAAGCAGCCATCAAAGGCCAGCCACCACAGATGCAAAACCGGCACATCCTCAAACCACACTGCTGCTGACAGCGGGTTCAGAGACATTACCACGGGATGCAGTAAAACTTACGCCAGCCGCAGCGACTATCACTCCTGATAGCCCGCAATGGCAACAGCAACTCAGTCAGCAGATATTGATCATGCATCATAAAGGCATCCAGAGCGCCGAACTACGCCTGCATCCACAGGAACTTGGCAGCCTGAAAATCTCCCTGGTGATCAAAAGCGACCAGGCTGAGATGAGTTTTATCTCCGGTCACAGTCAGGTTCGTACTGCCATTGAAGCTGCCATGCCACATCTGAAAACGGCGCTGGCCGAAAACGGTATCAGTCTCGGGGAAAGCCATGTCGGCAGCGATGACTCTTCTTCCTCAATGTTTAACCCTTCCGGGAATTTTGGCGGGAAACAGCAAGATACCACAGGAGCCGGGCAACATTTTTCAGGGCAATCACCGACCTCCGCTATGTTGCTCACGGTTGAACGAACGCCCTCTGTGACAGTGCCTGTCGGTCGGGTCAATCTGTTTGCCTGA
- the fliE gene encoding flagellar hook-basal body complex protein FliE: MFSLITPVTEQMAAVADMAEGRKAPASQQDAFGSVFHSALNQLNQHVQQSVSTSEKFEAGDSDISLNDVMLNMQKASLSLQLGTQVRNKLVNAYTDIMNMSV, translated from the coding sequence ATGTTTTCATTAATTACACCGGTCACAGAACAAATGGCGGCGGTTGCCGATATGGCGGAGGGGCGTAAAGCCCCGGCCAGCCAGCAGGATGCCTTTGGGAGTGTATTTCATTCTGCACTTAATCAGCTTAACCAGCATGTGCAACAATCCGTATCGACATCGGAAAAATTTGAGGCAGGAGACAGTGATATTTCACTCAATGATGTGATGCTAAATATGCAAAAGGCAAGTCTCTCATTACAACTGGGGACGCAGGTCAGAAATAAACTGGTGAATGCTTATACCGACATCATGAATATGTCAGTGTAA
- the fliI gene encoding flagellar protein export ATPase FliI, translating to MDMPFGRWMHQLDQFESSLTSLPALRRYGRLTRATGLVLEATGLAVPLGAVCLVERQGEPPAETEVVGFSGKKLFLMPLENTDGLLPGARVFAAAADPVAQGGKLLPLGPSLLGRVLDSSGRPLDNLPAPHNCDYGSLNSRPVNPLQRTPIKQVLDTGIRAINGLLTVGRGQRMGLFAGSGVGKSVLLGMMARYTHADVIVVGLIGERGREVKDFIENILGSEGLARSVVIAAPADLSPLLRLQGAAYATRIAEDFRDRGQHVLLIMDSLTRYAMAQREIALAIGEPPATRGYPPSVFARLPALVERAGNGDSGEGSVTAFYTVLAEGDDQQDPIADAARAILDGHIVLSRQLAEAGHYPAIDIEASISRVMFELVGESQLQQSRYCKQLLSAWQRNHDLISVGAYVAGSDPLLDQAIKLYPAITAYLQQGIHQRCNYETACEQLQHLFSHPEELL from the coding sequence ATGGATATGCCGTTTGGCCGCTGGATGCATCAACTTGACCAGTTCGAATCGTCGTTAACCTCTCTTCCTGCACTCCGCCGTTACGGGCGTCTGACACGAGCCACAGGGCTGGTTCTGGAAGCTACCGGGCTGGCTGTGCCTCTGGGGGCAGTCTGTCTGGTTGAACGTCAGGGGGAGCCACCCGCAGAAACTGAAGTGGTCGGTTTTAGCGGTAAAAAGTTGTTCCTGATGCCGCTGGAAAATACTGATGGACTGTTACCCGGAGCCAGGGTGTTTGCTGCCGCTGCTGATCCTGTGGCCCAGGGTGGAAAGCTGTTACCACTCGGACCGTCATTACTGGGACGAGTGCTGGACAGCAGTGGCAGACCTCTGGATAACCTGCCCGCGCCGCACAACTGTGATTATGGTTCCCTGAACAGCCGGCCAGTCAATCCTTTGCAACGCACCCCGATTAAGCAGGTTCTGGACACCGGGATTCGCGCTATCAACGGATTACTGACTGTCGGACGAGGTCAGCGGATGGGGCTGTTTGCCGGTTCAGGTGTCGGTAAGAGTGTTCTGCTCGGCATGATGGCTCGCTATACCCATGCAGATGTGATTGTGGTTGGACTGATTGGTGAACGAGGGCGTGAGGTTAAAGATTTTATCGAAAACATTCTCGGCAGCGAGGGGCTGGCACGTTCGGTGGTCATTGCTGCACCGGCCGATCTTTCTCCCCTGCTACGGTTACAGGGCGCCGCCTACGCCACCCGGATTGCCGAAGATTTTCGTGACCGGGGTCAGCATGTATTACTGATTATGGACTCTCTGACACGCTATGCCATGGCTCAACGGGAAATTGCGCTGGCTATCGGCGAGCCACCTGCCACCCGGGGCTATCCACCTTCGGTATTTGCCCGTTTGCCTGCACTGGTTGAACGGGCGGGTAACGGAGACAGCGGAGAGGGTTCAGTCACTGCTTTTTATACCGTGCTGGCCGAAGGTGATGATCAACAGGATCCGATTGCCGATGCCGCACGGGCCATACTCGACGGGCATATTGTGCTTTCCCGCCAACTGGCCGAGGCCGGGCATTATCCGGCAATTGATATTGAAGCTTCAATTAGCCGCGTCATGTTCGAGTTAGTCGGTGAATCGCAACTTCAGCAGTCACGCTACTGTAAACAGCTGCTCTCCGCCTGGCAACGTAACCATGATCTGATCAGTGTCGGGGCTTATGTCGCAGGCAGTGATCCTCTGCTCGATCAGGCGATAAAGCTGTATCCGGCTATCACGGCCTATTTGCAGCAGGGTATTCATCAGCGGTGCAACTATGAAACTGCCTGTGAGCAGTTACAACATTTGTTTAGCCATCCGGAGGAACTGTTATGA
- the fliM gene encoding flagellar motor switch protein FliM — protein sequence MADNILSQAEIDKLLNGDNANSDNPDRPVPGDESVKAYDPATQRRIVRERLQALEIINERFARQFRMGLFNLLRRSPDISAGQINIQPYQEFARNLPVPTNLNLIHLKPLRGTALLVFSPSLVFIAVDNLFGGDGRFPTKVEGREFTNTEQRVIHRMMKLALESYREAWQAIYPLSIEFVRSEMQVKFTNITTSPNDIVVNTAFQVEIGNLVGEFSICIPFAMIEPLRELLVNPPLENSQQEDNQWRETLVKEVQLSALELTAHFADIPLTLSRILALKSGDVLTLDKPELVTVHVDNVPVFTGEHGILNDQYALRVASLINPILHSLHEEQPDE from the coding sequence ATGGCTGACAACATTCTTTCTCAGGCGGAGATCGACAAATTGCTGAATGGCGACAACGCTAACAGTGATAACCCTGACCGGCCGGTACCCGGTGACGAGTCCGTGAAAGCATATGATCCTGCCACTCAGCGCCGCATCGTCCGTGAACGTTTGCAGGCGCTGGAGATTATTAATGAACGTTTCGCCAGACAGTTCCGGATGGGCTTATTTAACCTGTTGCGTCGCAGTCCCGATATCAGCGCCGGGCAGATCAATATTCAGCCCTATCAGGAGTTTGCCAGAAATCTTCCGGTGCCGACTAACCTGAACCTGATTCACCTTAAACCGCTGCGCGGCACAGCCTTACTGGTATTTTCTCCCAGCCTGGTATTTATCGCTGTGGATAATCTGTTTGGCGGTGATGGCCGTTTCCCGACCAAAGTGGAAGGCCGTGAATTTACCAATACCGAACAGCGGGTGATCCACCGGATGATGAAACTGGCACTGGAGAGCTACCGCGAAGCCTGGCAGGCGATTTATCCGTTATCTATCGAATTTGTTCGTTCCGAGATGCAGGTAAAATTTACCAATATCACCACCTCACCTAATGACATCGTGGTAAATACCGCATTTCAGGTGGAAATTGGCAATCTGGTGGGTGAATTCAGCATCTGTATTCCTTTCGCCATGATTGAGCCATTGCGTGAACTGCTGGTCAATCCGCCGCTGGAAAACTCTCAGCAGGAAGACAATCAGTGGCGCGAAACGCTGGTGAAAGAGGTGCAGCTTTCCGCGCTGGAACTTACCGCCCATTTTGCAGATATCCCGCTGACCTTGTCGCGCATTCTTGCGCTCAAAAGCGGCGATGTTCTGACACTGGATAAACCCGAACTGGTGACGGTACATGTAGATAACGTGCCGGTTTTCACCGGTGAACACGGCATTTTAAATGATCAGTATGCGCTGCGTGTAGCAAGCCTGATCAACCCGATCTTACACTCTTTGCACGAGGAGCAGCCTGATGAGTGA
- the proX gene encoding glycine betaine/L-proline ABC transporter substrate-binding protein ProX — translation MNKKIILPALLFSFCGSVAAQDQPGKGISVQAVKSPLAEESFQTELVNRALAKLGYDVKPTQEVDYSVAYASIARGDATFSAVDWEPLQSAMYQAAGGDKSFFRAGPYITGAAQGYLIDKKTADKYHITDISQLKDPKIARLFDNTGDGKAGLTGCEPGWACGKVIDAQIKAYGLTNTVEQNQGSYSAMIADVISRYKAGKPVLYYTWTPYWVSFVLKPGKDVVWLTVPFSASPAGQPKEDTRLPNGKNYGFSVNTENIIANKAWAEKNPAARKLFTLMKIPLQDISRQNLSMHNGENSAADVSAQVDGWIKAHQAEFDGWINAAKQAAAK, via the coding sequence GTGAATAAAAAAATAATTCTCCCTGCATTACTATTTTCGTTTTGCGGTAGTGTCGCTGCACAGGACCAGCCAGGCAAAGGAATATCTGTTCAGGCAGTGAAAAGCCCGCTGGCTGAGGAATCTTTCCAGACTGAATTAGTGAACCGTGCACTGGCAAAACTGGGATACGACGTGAAACCCACTCAGGAAGTGGATTACAGTGTTGCTTATGCGTCTATTGCCAGAGGCGACGCCACTTTCTCGGCTGTTGACTGGGAACCACTTCAGTCCGCGATGTATCAGGCTGCAGGCGGCGACAAAAGCTTTTTCCGTGCCGGACCCTATATCACCGGAGCTGCACAGGGTTATTTAATTGATAAAAAAACGGCTGATAAATACCATATTACTGATATCTCCCAACTGAAAGACCCGAAAATTGCCAGACTGTTTGATAATACCGGTGACGGCAAAGCCGGGCTTACCGGTTGTGAGCCTGGCTGGGCATGCGGTAAAGTAATTGATGCCCAGATCAAAGCTTACGGGCTGACAAATACTGTCGAACAAAACCAGGGGAGTTATTCGGCAATGATAGCGGATGTTATTTCACGCTATAAAGCCGGAAAACCAGTATTATATTATACCTGGACACCTTACTGGGTCAGTTTTGTATTAAAACCTGGCAAAGATGTTGTCTGGCTGACCGTTCCTTTTTCTGCCTCCCCGGCTGGCCAGCCCAAAGAGGACACCCGATTACCAAATGGTAAAAATTATGGCTTCAGTGTTAACACTGAAAACATTATTGCTAACAAAGCCTGGGCAGAAAAAAATCCTGCAGCGCGTAAACTATTTACTCTGATGAAAATTCCACTTCAGGATATCAGCCGTCAGAATCTCAGCATGCATAATGGTGAAAATAGCGCTGCTGATGTTTCGGCGCAGGTTGATGGCTGGATTAAAGCGCACCAGGCAGAATTTGATGGCTGGATTAATGCAGCTAAACAGGCAGCCGCGAAGTAA
- the fliN gene encoding flagellar motor switch protein FliN yields MSDIPQPSDNTDSDANTDIWAEALEQQARAVEAEPSLNSEMPESAVQSEEQDVSLIMDIPVRLTVELGRTRMTIKELLRLTRGSIVPLEGLAGEPLDILINNYLIAQGEVVVVNDKYGVRITDIITPSERMRRLSR; encoded by the coding sequence ATGAGTGATATACCACAACCTTCAGACAACACGGATTCCGATGCCAATACCGATATATGGGCTGAGGCACTTGAACAGCAGGCCAGAGCAGTGGAGGCCGAACCATCACTGAATTCTGAAATGCCGGAAAGCGCTGTACAGTCCGAAGAGCAGGATGTCAGCCTGATTATGGATATTCCGGTACGTCTGACCGTGGAGCTGGGCCGGACAAGGATGACCATAAAAGAGTTGCTACGACTGACCCGTGGATCGATTGTGCCGCTGGAAGGGCTGGCCGGTGAGCCACTGGATATCCTGATCAATAACTACCTGATTGCGCAGGGTGAAGTGGTAGTGGTCAACGATAAATACGGCGTAAGGATCACCGATATTATCACTCCGTCTGAACGTATGCGTCGTCTGAGTCGCTGA
- the fliL gene encoding flagellar basal body-associated protein FliL, which translates to MTTLPKKKTGKKLLLPVTLCVITLAACGAAAYSYLQLSSLKDKPATEAAAPVVSPPANPVFLPLEAFTVNLPANGDNDERVLYAAFTLRLSDEATRERLNQYLPEVRSRLILLLTTQNQRELATQQGKQQLADKIKTVLTPPFVANQPPQQIDDVLFTTFILR; encoded by the coding sequence ATGACTACTTTGCCAAAAAAGAAAACAGGGAAAAAGCTGTTACTTCCGGTCACTCTTTGCGTGATCACCCTGGCGGCCTGCGGGGCCGCTGCTTACAGCTATCTGCAACTAAGCAGTCTGAAAGATAAGCCTGCAACGGAAGCAGCTGCACCGGTAGTGAGCCCGCCCGCCAACCCGGTATTTCTTCCTCTGGAAGCCTTCACCGTTAATCTGCCTGCCAACGGCGATAATGATGAACGGGTACTTTATGCTGCCTTCACTCTGCGTTTGTCTGATGAAGCTACCCGCGAAAGGTTAAACCAGTATTTACCGGAAGTACGCAGCCGTTTGATTTTGCTACTAACCACCCAGAATCAACGGGAGCTGGCGACTCAGCAAGGTAAACAACAACTGGCAGATAAAATTAAAACCGTACTGACGCCGCCATTCGTCGCTAACCAGCCGCCTCAGCAGATTGACGATGTGTTGTTTACCACCTTTATTCTGAGATAA
- the fliJ gene encoding flagellar export protein FliJ has translation MNQPSVLATLCELAREESGRAAKQLGQLQHARQQALQQQQLLTGYRQDYQCSLLHKVTPGMPLNRWDDFQQFIPALQRAIQQQQQILQQGEQQLSQAKVHWQKKKQRQNALQTLLDRQQLRLRVEAARREQKQMDEFSARHFRGDILCQG, from the coding sequence ATGAACCAGCCATCTGTCCTTGCCACTCTGTGCGAACTTGCCCGCGAAGAGTCTGGCCGGGCAGCAAAACAACTCGGACAATTGCAACATGCCCGACAACAGGCCCTGCAGCAACAACAACTACTGACTGGTTATCGTCAGGATTATCAATGCTCTTTGCTACACAAGGTAACGCCAGGCATGCCACTGAACCGCTGGGATGACTTTCAGCAATTTATTCCTGCGCTGCAACGTGCAATCCAGCAGCAGCAACAGATTTTACAACAGGGAGAACAGCAACTGTCACAGGCGAAAGTCCACTGGCAGAAAAAAAAGCAGCGGCAAAATGCATTACAGACCCTGCTTGACCGTCAGCAACTTCGGCTCAGAGTAGAAGCGGCCCGGCGCGAGCAAAAGCAAATGGATGAATTTTCCGCTCGTCATTTCAGGGGAGATATTTTATGTCAGGGTTAA